Proteins encoded by one window of Lacipirellulaceae bacterium:
- a CDS encoding ABC transporter ATP-binding protein: protein MSTAVVDVSDLHTHFHTDEGVVKAVDGVSFRIEPGHTLGIVGESGSGKSVTSLSIMQLLASSAKIETGSISLLGKNLVGLPEPEMRDIRGKDVSMIFQEPMTSLNPVFTVGAQVMEAIILHQKTTKEEARQKTIELFQEVGIPEPEQRVDSYPHQMSGGQKQRVMIAMALSCNPKLLIADEPTTALDVTIQKQILDMLRKLRDERGMAILFITHDLGVIAEIADEVLVMFRGEMVEQGTVLEIFENPKHPYTKGLLACRPRLDTPYRLLPTVSDFMEAKTIEDEQGRRVEVIEKRISEERLNQLKTQGRGRLLHPKSQLAEIGHPWEEANHLPDATAVEEGTKPLLSIRDLKVHFPVRRGLLARVVDHVKAVDGVSFDVYPGQTLGLVGESGCGKTTTGRAILRLIEPTSGEVTFDGIDVAGLGRKDLREIRSRMQIIFQDPYGSLNPRMTIESAITEPMVIQGIGDSKKDRRDRAAALLEEVDLSPAFLRRYPHEFSGGQRQRICIARSIAVEPEFIICDESVSALDVSVQAQVLNLLKRLQEQRGLTYIFISHDLSVVKFMADMMAVMNKGKIVEFGPSEAIYEHPREQYTQRLISATPNDDLEHIRKLVAQREQQRGNES from the coding sequence GTGTCCACCGCCGTTGTTGATGTCAGCGATCTCCACACCCACTTCCATACCGACGAGGGCGTTGTCAAAGCCGTTGATGGAGTCTCGTTTCGCATCGAACCGGGACATACGCTCGGAATCGTCGGGGAGAGCGGCTCGGGCAAGTCGGTCACGTCGCTTTCGATCATGCAACTACTGGCTTCTTCAGCGAAGATCGAGACCGGCTCCATCTCGCTGCTGGGCAAGAACTTGGTCGGTTTGCCCGAGCCCGAGATGCGCGACATCCGTGGCAAGGATGTCAGCATGATTTTTCAAGAGCCGATGACCTCGCTGAATCCCGTATTCACCGTCGGTGCCCAAGTGATGGAGGCGATTATCCTCCATCAGAAAACCACCAAGGAAGAAGCACGGCAGAAAACGATTGAGTTGTTTCAAGAGGTTGGCATTCCGGAGCCGGAGCAGCGCGTCGATTCCTATCCGCATCAAATGTCGGGCGGGCAGAAGCAGCGGGTGATGATTGCGATGGCGCTCTCTTGCAATCCGAAGCTGCTGATCGCCGACGAGCCGACGACCGCGCTCGACGTGACGATTCAAAAGCAAATCCTCGACATGCTACGCAAGTTACGCGACGAACGCGGCATGGCCATCTTGTTCATCACCCACGATCTGGGCGTGATCGCGGAGATCGCCGACGAAGTGCTGGTGATGTTCCGTGGCGAGATGGTGGAGCAGGGCACCGTCCTTGAGATTTTCGAGAACCCCAAGCACCCTTACACGAAAGGCCTGCTCGCCTGCCGCCCGCGGCTTGATACGCCTTATCGACTGCTTCCCACGGTAAGCGACTTCATGGAAGCGAAGACAATCGAAGATGAGCAGGGTCGTCGCGTCGAGGTGATCGAGAAGCGAATCAGCGAGGAGCGGCTCAATCAACTCAAGACGCAGGGCCGCGGCAGGCTGCTGCACCCCAAGAGCCAACTTGCTGAGATTGGCCATCCTTGGGAAGAAGCGAACCACCTTCCCGACGCGACAGCCGTCGAGGAAGGGACCAAGCCGCTGCTTTCGATTCGTGATCTGAAAGTCCACTTCCCTGTGCGACGAGGTTTGCTGGCACGAGTGGTTGATCATGTGAAAGCGGTCGATGGGGTCAGCTTCGACGTCTATCCGGGGCAAACTTTGGGGCTTGTGGGCGAGAGCGGTTGCGGCAAGACGACCACAGGCCGCGCGATTTTGCGACTGATTGAACCGACCAGCGGCGAGGTTACCTTTGACGGGATCGACGTTGCAGGGCTTGGCAGAAAAGACTTGCGCGAGATTCGCAGCCGTATGCAGATCATTTTCCAAGATCCCTACGGCTCGTTGAATCCTCGCATGACGATCGAATCGGCAATCACCGAACCAATGGTCATTCAAGGGATTGGCGATTCGAAGAAAGACCGTCGTGACCGTGCCGCGGCACTGCTGGAAGAAGTGGACCTCAGCCCCGCCTTCTTGCGACGCTATCCGCACGAATTCTCCGGCGGCCAACGCCAGCGGATTTGCATCGCGCGTTCGATTGCCGTGGAACCGGAGTTCATCATCTGTGATGAATCGGTTTCGGCACTCGATGTTTCCGTACAAGCCCAAGTGTTGAATCTGTTGAAGCGACTTCAAGAGCAGCGCGGGCTAACTTACATTTTCATCAGCCACGATTTGAGCGTCGTGAAGTTCATGGCTGACATGATGGCAGTGATGAACAAAGGCAAGATAGTCGAATTCGGTCCCAGCGAAGCCATCTACGAGCATCCGCGAGAGCAGTACACGCAGCGTCTCATCAGCGCGACACCCAATGACGATCTCGAACACATTCGCAAGCTGGTGGCTCAGAGAGAGCAACAGAGGGGTAACGAATCGTAG
- a CDS encoding histidine phosphatase family protein — protein MPEFLYIARHAWAGSFGDPGWPNDSLRELEPEGIERYERVIELLADRGLAPEVIATSPYIRCRQTAEIMAAGVAGNPEVVELEALTPGSDFEAVVEWSRPYSGSSIAWVGHAPDVGLMTSAVIGQGRSHIRFAKGSIAAIQLFDEIDYSSGELYWHTTAKSLGV, from the coding sequence ATGCCCGAATTCCTCTACATCGCTCGTCACGCTTGGGCTGGTTCGTTTGGTGATCCTGGTTGGCCGAACGATTCCCTGCGCGAGCTGGAACCTGAAGGCATCGAGCGTTACGAGCGCGTGATCGAACTTCTTGCCGATCGCGGCTTAGCCCCTGAGGTAATCGCCACAAGCCCCTACATCCGTTGCCGTCAAACGGCCGAGATCATGGCCGCGGGCGTTGCGGGAAATCCCGAGGTTGTCGAACTCGAAGCCCTCACCCCAGGGAGCGATTTTGAAGCGGTCGTCGAATGGTCGCGCCCGTACTCGGGGTCCTCGATCGCCTGGGTTGGTCATGCACCCGACGTGGGTCTGATGACTTCCGCGGTGATTGGTCAGGGACGCTCGCACATTCGATTCGCGAAAGGCTCGATCGCTGCCATTCAACTATTCGACGAAATTGACTACTCAAGCGGCGAGCTCTACTGGCACACGACGGCGAAGTCGCTTGGGGTTTGA
- a CDS encoding NAD(P)/FAD-dependent oxidoreductase, producing MPKHGKYDCIIIGGGHNGLVCAAYLAKAGRKVCVLERRHVLGGCATTEELWPGYKVSTAAYVISLFQTQIIRELALKDNGLKILPRTPSSFTPLPDGRSLTLGPDAALCEREIGKFSLRDTQAYPRYNKLLEKVAATLEPTLSEAAPDPLPLPESWRKIGFGKKLRDGKKLWAMYGALKNLGDAMPEAVELLTAAARPILDRWFESEALKATLATDAIIGAFTSISSPGSAYVLLHHVMGEAGGARGVWGYVEGGMGGLADSLEKVCQQLGVDIRRESPVNSIHTDKSGVSGVGLVDGSQLEAHVVASSVDANLTFNKMLDPSVLPDEFRAAVSRIDYASASAKINLALAEPPNFTCLPSEGIMPHHHGTMHVGPTMDYIDRAYDDAKYGRPSENPVLEMTMATSVDHTIAPEGKHILSMFVQYAPYDLAEGTWEEKRESFADRCIEVLAEYAPNVPGAIEHRQVLTPVDLESVYGITGGNIMQGAMGPHQLYCFRPVAGWADHRTPVPGLYLCGAASHPGGGVMGSCGKNAATEILRDKSW from the coding sequence GTGCCAAAACACGGAAAGTACGACTGCATCATTATCGGCGGAGGCCACAACGGGCTTGTCTGCGCTGCTTATCTGGCGAAGGCTGGTCGCAAGGTTTGCGTTCTGGAACGCCGCCATGTGCTCGGTGGTTGCGCGACGACCGAAGAACTTTGGCCCGGTTATAAAGTCTCGACCGCCGCGTATGTGATCAGTCTGTTTCAGACGCAGATCATTCGCGAGCTAGCACTCAAAGACAACGGGCTGAAGATTCTCCCACGGACGCCTTCCTCGTTCACGCCGTTGCCCGATGGTCGAAGTCTCACGCTCGGACCCGACGCGGCACTCTGCGAACGTGAGATTGGCAAGTTTAGTCTTCGCGATACGCAGGCCTATCCGCGTTACAACAAGCTGCTCGAAAAGGTGGCTGCGACGCTAGAGCCAACCCTCTCTGAGGCAGCCCCTGATCCGTTACCGTTGCCCGAGAGCTGGCGGAAGATCGGGTTTGGGAAGAAACTTCGCGACGGAAAAAAACTCTGGGCGATGTATGGCGCACTCAAGAATCTTGGCGACGCGATGCCCGAAGCGGTTGAGCTGCTAACTGCCGCCGCACGCCCGATTCTTGATCGCTGGTTTGAATCCGAGGCGCTGAAAGCGACGCTCGCGACTGATGCCATTATCGGCGCGTTTACTTCGATCAGTTCACCCGGCAGTGCTTATGTGTTGTTGCATCACGTGATGGGTGAAGCAGGCGGTGCGCGGGGTGTTTGGGGCTACGTCGAAGGGGGCATGGGCGGGCTCGCAGATTCGTTGGAGAAAGTCTGCCAGCAGCTAGGCGTTGACATCCGTCGCGAGTCGCCCGTGAATTCGATTCATACCGACAAGTCAGGAGTCAGCGGTGTGGGTCTCGTCGATGGTTCGCAGCTCGAGGCTCACGTCGTTGCTTCGAGCGTCGATGCGAACTTAACCTTCAACAAGATGCTCGACCCCAGCGTCTTGCCCGATGAGTTCCGCGCTGCTGTGAGCCGAATCGACTACGCCAGCGCTTCGGCTAAGATCAACTTAGCACTGGCCGAACCGCCAAACTTTACTTGCCTGCCATCAGAAGGAATCATGCCACACCATCACGGCACGATGCACGTTGGCCCGACGATGGACTATATCGACCGCGCGTACGACGATGCGAAGTATGGTCGCCCTAGCGAGAACCCGGTTCTCGAAATGACGATGGCTACGAGCGTCGATCACACGATCGCTCCTGAGGGCAAACACATCTTGAGCATGTTCGTGCAGTATGCTCCATACGATTTGGCGGAGGGCACGTGGGAAGAAAAGCGTGAATCATTTGCCGATCGCTGCATCGAGGTCCTCGCCGAATACGCACCCAACGTCCCGGGAGCGATTGAGCATCGTCAGGTGCTCACGCCCGTCGACCTCGAAAGTGTCTACGGCATCACCGGCGGCAACATCATGCAGGGAGCGATGGGGCCGCACCAGCTCTACTGCTTTCGTCCGGTCGCTGGCTGGGCCGACCATCGCACGCCAGTGCCAGGGCTCTATCTCTGCGGAGCTGCCAGTCATCCCGGCGGCGGCGTGATGGGAAGCTGCGGAAAGAATGCCGCGACGGAGATTCTACGGGACAAGAGCTGGTAG
- a CDS encoding PA2169 family four-helix-bundle protein — protein MSLLASETKYDLKPEVIDNLAKIRQANIDAADGFTEAAKHLDDPTLKSKFEKWAQQRRANSTELGELIEINGEEIDREGSWLAAFHRCYLNMKAALTSDDKQTVLEEAEAGEDHIKEAYEEVLKDTPGSAVNDVIQHQYAEVKKVHDEVRDLRDSYKQS, from the coding sequence ATGAGTTTATTAGCATCGGAAACGAAATACGACCTCAAGCCAGAGGTTATTGATAATCTTGCGAAGATTCGTCAAGCAAATATTGACGCGGCAGACGGATTCACTGAAGCCGCCAAACATCTTGACGATCCAACCCTTAAGTCGAAGTTCGAGAAGTGGGCACAACAACGTCGTGCAAACTCGACCGAACTCGGGGAGTTGATCGAGATCAATGGCGAGGAGATCGATCGTGAAGGTAGCTGGTTGGCCGCTTTCCACCGCTGCTATCTCAACATGAAAGCGGCTCTGACTTCTGACGACAAGCAAACCGTTTTGGAAGAAGCTGAAGCCGGTGAAGATCATATCAAAGAGGCATACGAAGAAGTGCTGAAGGACACACCCGGCTCTGCGGTGAACGATGTTATTCAGCACCAGTATGCAGAAGTGAAGAAAGTCCACGACGAAGTTCGTGATCTCCGCGACTCCTACAAGCAGAGCTAG
- a CDS encoding DUF1328 domain-containing protein → MLSWALTFFLIALIAGVLGFTGVAGASASIAQICFFIFLVLFVVSLVVPKLRSV, encoded by the coding sequence ATGCTTAGTTGGGCACTTACATTTTTCCTGATTGCTTTGATTGCTGGCGTACTGGGATTTACGGGCGTAGCCGGTGCTTCGGCCAGTATCGCGCAGATTTGTTTCTTCATATTTCTAGTGTTGTTCGTGGTCAGCTTGGTCGTTCCTAAGCTGCGAAGCGTCTAG
- a CDS encoding sigma-54 dependent transcriptional regulator, which translates to MSIILLVGNDPSLLPSLQCVTYHSPLEVKHVGTAEEAISFIKDHQPEIVLLENDLPDRSGLDFYDELIEIDAQLPVIIFASEASSEIAIEAMKKGAFDFLTLPIDEPRLELVIEDAAKSRRMMTRKVALDRLLKPDEKADEFVGSCEAMQNVFKEIGRVAAQNVAVLIRGESGTGKELVARAIYQHSDRANKPFLAVNCAALSENLLESELFGHEKGAFTGANEQRIGKFEQCNGGTIFLDEVGDMSPSLQGKVLRLLQQQEFERVGGRETIKTDVRILSATNRPLEEMCREGDYRDDLYYRLNGFAINLPPLRERGDDLQILIEHFLARIAEELDKELTGVAPKARELLLAYDWPGNVRELESLLRKAVLLTPGPVLLETSLPEPILGEDAVALEERETRTSWPVEDAAINAETSISNSTTAEGLLTFFQKRLAAGTSDLYSEVIDRVDRELLTFLLRQTDGNQSEAARILGITRGSLRNKIRSLGIVIDQVVKVEEEPAVDPVPAE; encoded by the coding sequence ATGTCGATTATTCTGCTGGTCGGCAACGACCCCTCATTGCTGCCCTCGCTGCAGTGCGTCACGTATCACTCTCCTCTTGAAGTCAAGCACGTGGGGACCGCAGAGGAGGCCATTAGCTTTATAAAAGATCACCAGCCAGAGATCGTTCTCCTGGAGAATGATCTTCCCGACCGCTCGGGTTTAGACTTTTATGACGAACTCATCGAGATCGATGCTCAACTCCCGGTGATCATCTTCGCCTCGGAGGCTTCAAGTGAGATCGCCATTGAAGCGATGAAGAAGGGGGCATTCGATTTCTTGACGCTTCCTATCGACGAACCACGTCTTGAGCTTGTCATCGAAGATGCGGCGAAATCGCGACGCATGATGACACGCAAGGTCGCATTGGACCGCCTTCTAAAGCCCGACGAGAAAGCGGACGAGTTCGTTGGTTCTTGCGAAGCGATGCAAAACGTTTTCAAGGAAATAGGACGTGTTGCCGCGCAAAATGTTGCCGTATTAATCCGTGGTGAAAGTGGTACAGGGAAAGAGCTGGTCGCGCGGGCGATCTATCAGCATAGCGATCGTGCGAACAAACCATTCTTAGCCGTCAACTGCGCAGCGCTTTCTGAAAATCTGCTGGAAAGCGAGCTTTTTGGCCATGAAAAAGGCGCCTTCACTGGGGCGAATGAGCAGCGTATCGGCAAGTTCGAACAATGCAACGGAGGAACGATCTTCCTCGATGAGGTCGGCGACATGTCTCCCTCGCTGCAAGGCAAAGTATTGCGACTGCTCCAACAGCAAGAGTTTGAACGCGTTGGTGGTCGCGAAACCATCAAGACCGACGTGCGTATTCTCTCTGCCACAAATCGTCCCCTAGAAGAGATGTGTCGCGAAGGTGACTATCGCGACGACCTTTACTATCGGCTGAATGGTTTCGCGATCAATCTGCCTCCACTTCGCGAACGGGGCGACGATCTGCAAATATTAATTGAGCATTTTCTCGCTCGCATTGCCGAAGAGCTCGACAAAGAACTAACCGGCGTTGCACCAAAAGCGCGAGAACTATTGCTCGCCTACGATTGGCCTGGCAATGTTCGCGAGCTGGAGAGTTTGCTCCGCAAGGCGGTACTGTTAACACCAGGACCTGTGCTCTTAGAAACCTCGCTGCCTGAACCCATTCTTGGCGAGGATGCCGTCGCGCTTGAGGAAAGAGAAACGCGAACCTCATGGCCGGTCGAAGACGCAGCAATCAACGCCGAGACAAGTATCAGTAATTCCACCACCGCTGAGGGGCTACTGACCTTCTTTCAGAAACGCCTCGCCGCAGGGACTTCCGACCTCTACAGCGAGGTTATCGATCGGGTTGACCGTGAGCTCCTCACTTTCTTACTTAGACAAACCGACGGCAACCAGTCCGAGGCGGCCCGCATCCTTGGCATTACCCGCGGTAGCCTGCGAAACAAGATTCGCTCGCTGGGAATCGTGATTGACCAAGTTGTCAAGGTCGAGGAAGAGCCGGCAGTGGACCCCGTTCCTGCCGAGTAG
- a CDS encoding SUF system NifU family Fe-S cluster assembly protein, producing the protein MPSEEELYEEHILDHYEDPFHRGNLADATHAHEDKNPLCGDVVRIELKLDEAGKITDAYFEGQGCVISQASASMLLEEMQGKTVDDLKDFSAENMLDLYGPRLTPNRQKCCLLSWKVLQSAVHAPTNDQ; encoded by the coding sequence ATGCCCTCCGAAGAAGAGCTCTACGAAGAGCATATCCTCGACCACTACGAAGACCCTTTCCACCGCGGCAACCTGGCCGACGCGACCCATGCGCATGAGGACAAGAATCCGCTGTGCGGCGACGTCGTGCGGATCGAGTTGAAGCTCGACGAAGCGGGAAAAATCACCGATGCCTATTTCGAAGGCCAAGGCTGCGTGATTAGCCAAGCCTCGGCCTCGATGTTGCTGGAAGAAATGCAAGGCAAGACGGTCGACGACCTGAAAGACTTTAGCGCCGAAAACATGCTCGACCTCTACGGCCCGCGGCTCACCCCGAACCGACAGAAGTGTTGCTTGCTCTCTTGGAAGGTGCTGCAATCGGCGGTGCATGCTCCTACGAATGACCAATGA
- a CDS encoding cysteine desulfurase → MNAVEVSNSQLLSESFRDDFPILRETVQNGHPLAFLDNAASTQRPSQVIDAISRVYERDYANVHRGIHTLSERSTELYEEARESVRAFINAKSSRECIFTQGTTASINLVARSWGDANLKEGDEILLTVMEHHSNLVPWHQLAERTGAVLKHIPLTEDGRLDMAAFETLLSERTKMVSVVSVSNTLGTVNPVEEIVAKSHAAGALVLIDAAQSVPHMPTDVQQLDCDFLAFSGHKMCGPSGVGVLYGKEELLDAMPPFLGGGSMINEVKLDSFTPAELPSKFEAGTPPIVPVIAMRAAVDYLSEVGLEKIHAHEQVLVSEAYTRLSEVEGLTILGPAPAHRAGLVCFSFEKIHAHEFAQILNDNFGVAVRAGHHCTQPLHALLGITSSTRASFYLYNTLNEVDRLVEGVKAVQEKFKPQGRKRKPRRT, encoded by the coding sequence ATGAATGCCGTTGAAGTCAGCAATTCCCAGTTACTTTCCGAGTCGTTTCGCGACGACTTTCCGATCCTTCGAGAAACCGTTCAGAATGGTCACCCGCTCGCGTTTCTCGACAATGCGGCAAGCACGCAACGACCTTCGCAGGTGATTGATGCGATCTCTCGCGTCTATGAGCGCGACTACGCGAATGTCCATCGTGGAATTCATACGCTGAGCGAACGCAGCACCGAACTCTACGAGGAAGCACGGGAGAGTGTCCGGGCGTTCATCAACGCGAAGAGTTCCCGCGAGTGCATTTTTACGCAAGGGACGACCGCTTCGATCAACCTCGTCGCCCGAAGTTGGGGAGATGCAAATCTCAAGGAAGGCGATGAGATTCTGCTCACGGTAATGGAGCATCACTCGAACCTCGTCCCGTGGCATCAGCTTGCCGAGCGGACCGGAGCGGTACTGAAGCACATTCCGCTCACCGAGGATGGCCGACTCGACATGGCGGCATTCGAGACGCTGCTGTCTGAGCGAACTAAGATGGTTTCGGTCGTGAGTGTTTCCAACACGCTTGGCACGGTGAACCCCGTTGAAGAGATCGTTGCCAAATCGCATGCAGCGGGCGCACTTGTGCTGATTGATGCCGCACAAAGTGTTCCGCACATGCCGACGGATGTGCAGCAGCTCGATTGCGATTTTCTCGCTTTCAGCGGCCACAAGATGTGCGGCCCCTCGGGCGTGGGCGTCCTCTATGGTAAAGAAGAGTTGCTCGACGCGATGCCTCCATTCTTGGGCGGAGGGAGCATGATCAACGAGGTGAAACTCGATAGCTTCACGCCGGCGGAATTGCCTTCGAAGTTCGAAGCTGGCACACCACCGATTGTACCAGTGATCGCCATGCGGGCCGCGGTGGATTATCTCTCAGAAGTTGGGCTCGAGAAGATTCACGCACACGAACAGGTCCTCGTCAGCGAAGCTTACACGCGCCTTAGCGAAGTCGAAGGGCTAACGATCCTCGGTCCTGCGCCCGCGCATCGTGCTGGCTTAGTATGTTTTTCGTTCGAGAAGATTCACGCTCACGAGTTCGCCCAAATCCTGAACGACAATTTCGGCGTGGCGGTGCGTGCTGGACATCATTGCACGCAACCGCTACACGCACTACTAGGAATTACTTCCAGTACGCGTGCCAGTTTCTATCTGTACAACACCCTCAATGAAGTCGACCGTTTGGTTGAAGGTGTGAAGGCGGTACAGGAGAAGTTCAAGCCGCAGGGGCGGAAGCGCAAGCCGCGACGTACGTAG
- a CDS encoding DUF1643 domain-containing protein, with amino-acid sequence MAKRVYYHRSDLSVDVVAETVKGVRYRYLLDVKLRSQPKGSGETACIVMQNPSEANQEKADKSVKFLENYFFEKRFPRFSAVSRLLIVNQFARVKTNNFQGKPSDIGAENDKYIQKAISKSDLAIIAWGSSNTYCDRQVAIKAFLKKRAGLRCYQTTKHPRCGEHSSSYILRVLL; translated from the coding sequence ATGGCAAAGAGGGTCTACTATCACCGCAGCGACCTCAGTGTAGATGTGGTTGCAGAGACTGTGAAAGGTGTACGGTACCGATACCTCTTGGATGTGAAACTTAGATCGCAGCCCAAGGGGTCTGGCGAAACGGCATGCATAGTCATGCAGAATCCGAGCGAAGCCAATCAGGAGAAAGCGGACAAAAGTGTCAAGTTTTTGGAAAACTATTTTTTCGAGAAGCGTTTTCCTAGATTTTCAGCTGTGTCCCGGCTGTTGATTGTTAACCAGTTTGCAAGAGTCAAGACCAACAATTTTCAGGGTAAGCCTTCCGACATCGGAGCGGAAAACGACAAGTATATTCAGAAGGCAATTAGCAAATCTGACTTGGCTATTATCGCCTGGGGTTCATCTAATACTTACTGCGATCGACAAGTTGCGATTAAAGCATTCCTCAAGAAAAGAGCTGGTTTGCGTTGCTACCAAACAACAAAGCACCCACGGTGTGGAGAACATTCCAGTAGTTATATCCTCAGGGTTCTTCTCTGA
- a CDS encoding M48 family metalloprotease, whose protein sequence is MPFQFPGQSRKRSGGFPFPFPQQRQPQQRRRQRPMFGGGSRGQRSAGGGMGSAIKMRLLIAAGIAVFALISYYGKPGDVNEVTGESERVAMADEAEEIQLGLQAAPKMIQQHGGPSNSLADRRRVHNIGQRLLAALDEELAGSDRHNPYRDSFHFTLLADPQTVNAFALPGGPVFITHALYDRLTDGELAGVLGHEIGHVLLRHGNKRMAKQGLYQGLAGAMGVLGGDAGGQRMAQMISSALSMKYGRDHELESDKWAVKLTAMAGYDPRAMIGVMKILDEATGGQGPPEFLSTHPKPENRVAYIEEVIAKQFPNGVPDGLRQ, encoded by the coding sequence ATGCCCTTCCAATTCCCCGGCCAATCGCGCAAACGTAGCGGCGGCTTTCCGTTTCCCTTCCCGCAGCAACGCCAACCTCAACAACGTCGCAGGCAGCGTCCAATGTTTGGCGGTGGCAGCCGAGGGCAGCGTTCTGCCGGTGGTGGCATGGGCAGCGCTATCAAGATGCGGCTGTTGATCGCGGCGGGAATAGCCGTGTTTGCTTTGATTAGCTACTACGGCAAGCCGGGTGATGTGAACGAAGTCACAGGCGAGAGCGAACGCGTGGCGATGGCCGACGAGGCGGAAGAGATTCAACTTGGCCTGCAAGCCGCCCCGAAGATGATTCAACAACATGGCGGGCCGTCGAATAGCTTGGCGGACCGACGACGTGTCCACAACATCGGGCAACGCCTGCTTGCCGCGCTCGATGAAGAGCTGGCAGGGTCTGATCGTCACAACCCTTACCGTGATAGTTTTCACTTCACGCTGCTCGCCGACCCACAAACGGTGAACGCCTTCGCGCTGCCCGGCGGGCCGGTGTTCATTACGCACGCTCTTTACGATCGCCTGACCGATGGCGAACTGGCTGGTGTCTTAGGTCATGAAATCGGCCACGTCCTCTTGCGACATGGCAACAAACGGATGGCCAAGCAAGGGCTCTACCAGGGCCTTGCTGGAGCGATGGGCGTTCTTGGCGGCGACGCCGGGGGGCAACGGATGGCGCAGATGATTTCTAGCGCTTTGAGCATGAAGTATGGTCGCGATCATGAGCTCGAAAGCGACAAGTGGGCCGTCAAACTCACGGCGATGGCCGGCTACGACCCACGGGCGATGATCGGCGTGATGAAAATTCTCGACGAAGCAACAGGGGGACAGGGGCCGCCCGAGTTTCTTAGCACGCATCCGAAGCCTGAGAACCGCGTGGCTTACATTGAAGAAGTGATCGCCAAGCAGTTCCCGAACGGCGTGCCTGACGGGTTGCGGCAATAG